CCTTTTCGCTAAAAGCGAATGGTAGGTCCGTTTATTAATATTGACCACAATGCGAAACGATTATTGAAAGTATAATGAACAGAAAAACATTTATTAAATCACTGGCACTTTTGCCATTAACAGCAGCAGCAATGAAACTGAATGAATTAAATAAAATCACAGAAATTTTTGACAGCACTGTTAAAATGCCTGTGTTGTTCTTAGGACACGGTAGTCCAATGAATGCGATTGAAGAAAATGAATTTGTAACAGGCTTTAGAAACATCGCCAAAGATATTCCAAAACCCAATTCTATTCTGTGCATTTCGGCACATTGGGAAACCAAAGGGACGTTTGTAACTGCAATGAAAAACCCAACTACTATTCACGACTTTGGTGGCTTCCCGAAAGAATTATTTGAAGTGCAATATCCCGCACCGGGAAGTCCTGATTTAGCAAAGGAAACTAAATTTCTCATTACGAAAACAGAAGTGGGCTTGGATGATAAATGGGGGTTAGACCACGGAGCTTGGAGCGTAATAAAACATTTATATCCAAATGCTGATATTCCGGTAATACAATTGAGTTTAGATTACTCACAAACACCACAATATCACTACGAATTAGCACAGCAAATCAATTCGCTTCGCAAAAAAGGTGTGCTTATTATAGGTAGCGGCAATATTGTTCATAATTTAAGAATGGTGGAATGGAAAAGATTGAATGAAACTTTTGGCTTTGATTGGGCAATAGAAGCTAACGAGAAAATGAAAAATTATATTCTAAATGGCGACCATAAGCAGTTAATTAATTTCCGTTCGCAAGGAAAAGCATTTGACTTAGCTATACCAACACCCGAACATTATTTGCCATTACTTTATTCATTGGCATTACAAGATAAAAATGAAGAAGTAAAATTGTTTAACGACAAAGCCGTTGCAGGTTCGTTGACAATGACATCATTGAAAATTGGATAAGACCAAAACACAAAAGCAAGCACATTGCCAAAGCCACACAAACCAACGCTAAAACCAATGCTTTGTCAAAAAGCTTGCTTTGCCAACGCAGACAAAATTGTTTTAAAATTTCCCAACGCTTCAAAAAAATAAAAATACACCAACACACAGCCCGACAAACACAGCAGACAATGACACAGAAACTCAATGTTGACAAGGCATACAGTGCACGGTGGACAGAAGGCCAGCAGGTAACAGCGGTTTGGCGCAAGCGGGGGTTCTGTTCTCCGTTTGACAGTTTTTCGTAAATTTGAACTGTTCGGCTTCGTATGAAAAGTAGTGGTAAAAGTCCCCGCCTTCGCCAATACCCGAACCGTTATAGCCCATTTAAAAGACGCTAATGTGATCCCGGCCTAATTCGAGGTACGAAAGTTTAAGTACAACATACTGATCGATTGCGTTGATACCAATCGGCTTCGAATTGCACGGGCGAGAGTCCACCGATTGACGTGTGTCTGCGGCGTTGGTTGTAGAACAGATGTGTCCATCGATAGATGGCACCTGCGGCATGTTCGACGTTACGAAATGGAAAGTGATGCATCAACTCGGTCTTCATCGTGGCCCAAAACGATTCCATCGGAGCATTGTCATAGCAGTCGCCTGATGAGCCCATGCTACTAACGAGGCCGTACTTCTTGAGCTCATCTTTGAATGCATATGAGTTGTACTGCCCTCCTTGGTCGGAGTGGATGATGATGGGCACCTCTAATGTCCTGTGCTTCAGCCGACGCGCGATCACGGCTTGATGGAATGCTTTGAACAACGCTCCAACATGCAAATCATGCGAAACGTGGATACCAAGAATGCGGTGCGATGCTTGATCCTTGATCGCCACGGCGTAGATCTTTGGACCGATCGCCGGAAGCTCAGAATAGTCGCTCAGCCACAGTTCGTCCAGTTCAGTCCTGTGGAACGCGCGCTGCACGAGATCCGATGAGGGTGATACGTCTCCGATGAATTCGTCGTTGCCATGCATTTCCATGTGTTCTTGCATTGAACAGGCATACCGTTTTGCTTCATGAGCCGACGAACCCGAGTCTTTCCGACACGTCTCCCGCCTTTCCTGATATCATGAGCGATCCACTCGGCACCATAGCTCCTCTCCGTTGCCTGATAGATCTCATTGATCTGAGCAAGCAGTTCGCGATCTTCTTGCTTGCACTTCCCTCAACACCCTTGCGCCACTGATAGTAGCCATCACGGGAAGCTTGCAAGACTCGACACATCACGTCTAACGGCCATTTCGAGCGATGACGCTCAATGAAGTCGTATCTCATCTCGGCCGTTGAGAGAAGATACCGATGGCATTTTTAGGATGTCGCGCTCCTGAGTCACCACCTTCAATTCACGACGCAGTCAGGCGTTTTCCTCGGCGCTCGCTTCCAAAGCATCTGGCTGTGATGATTTGCTCTTCTTATCTGCCTGTATCCAAGCATACAGCGTTTTAGCATCGATGCCAAGGTCACGGGCGATACTGGACTTCTGACGCTCGGGATGGTCCCTTACTAGACGCAGCGCTTCAGCTCTAAACTGAGCCTCTATTGGCTGCCGTGTACGTTTACCTGCCATTGCGGTTCTCCTTTCTTGAATTGAAAAATACAGTTTATCTTTCTGTACCTCAATTCAGGCCGGGTTCAAAAGGGCATCGTATTCCCGTAGCTGAATGTATGGAATAACCAACTTACCCGGAACCCGGGAGATGCCGACCTCGTTATACAACCAGCACTAAGACGTATCCACAAGCAAGGCCCGGCATAGTGAGCGACACGGGAAGTCACTTTATCGCCATTCAATTCAAAGGATACATCGCAGGCAGCAGTTTAGAACACCGTCGCTCTTCCGTGTGTTATCCGCAGTTTAATGGTATAGTGGAGCGTCGGTTCCGTCCGACTAAGGAAGGACTGCATCTTTGATGATTTGTAACAAACAACCTACACCAAGCCACTAATATTATGTATATTTATGCAGTATTATTGCATGTATAAGCGAGTTGGGTGCCATATTGGAAAACCCGCTCCGAAAGACAATATCACGAAATAAAACAATAACTTTGCGACTTTAATAAAACAGATGAAAGTAACAGGAGAACAACTATATAAAAAGCTTGTAGACGAATACAAAATAATTGGAGAGAAAGGAGTTATTAACTTCTCACTCAAAAACTTGACAATTGCAGTTGAGACAAAAGACACCGTTGGAAATCTGTTACAAGAATGGCTAAAAGCTTGGATGAAAAAAGAAAATGTTGAATTTGAAGAAAACACAAACTCACAGACCTTTCCAGACTTTCACCTTGACACAGAAAACAAAAAGAAAGGACTTTTAGAAGTCAAAACTTTCGATTGGGATCGTGGGCCAGGTTTCGACCTTGCCAATTTTGACTCTTATTGCAATTCGTTACTTGAAAACGCTTACAGAATAGATTCAGACTATTTGATTTTTGCTTACCAAATGGAAGGCAGTCAAATAACAATCAAAAATGTTTGGCTTAAAAAAATATGGGAATTGTCTTGTCCCAGTGGAACATATCCAATTAAAGTGCAAGAAAAGAAGCAAGTTATTTATAATCTAAGACCAGCAACGTGGTATTCAGAACGAACAACTTTTAAGCCTTTTTCTTCAAAAGAAGAATTTCTTTCAGCACTGAATGAGACAAGATACCAATACCCACAAACCAGACACGGAAATGGGCATTGGCTTAAAAACGTTCTGAAAAATTACGAAGCACACACCGGAGTTTCTTTGGTCGTAAAATGATTTAGACTTTCTGACGACATAACTTCTGCAATTCTTGAAGTAACAAATTCAACAACAGGAACAGCAACTGTATTTCCTAACAAATCAAAAGCGTCATATTCTTTTGTCGGAATTTCATACCATTCAGGATAGCCGAATAAACGCAAACCTTCACGGATAGTTAAACGTCTTAATCCATTTCCATCAGGAACAGCAAGACGAGAAACATCTGTAGCGACTAAAGTTGGAGCAATGTCATTTGGGTCAAGAATTTTATTAATTTCAAAACTCAACTTTCCTGTTACTATATTATAGCCTTTTGGTTTTGTAGTATCGTAATCACGGTAAGTTTTAACTCCATTTTCAGTTTGCTCTTTCACTAATTTTTTCGGGTGTTCAAACTTCAAATAACCCTTTTTAACCAAGTCATCTAACATTGACTTTAATTCGCTTTTAGGTTTATCGATGAAAGTATTTATTTGTTCAAGAGTTAAAGCCATTCCGTCCATCCAATCAATGCCAATCTCAATTGCCCATTGTTTTTTTCTTCTTTCCTTGAACAACTTATTTAAAAGTTTGCATTGTTCGTCTGTTACTTCTCCTTTTATTCCAATATCCCAACTATGGATATTATTATCTCCGCCACGCTTGTCTTTGATAGATTTTCCAAACAAATCTTTAATTTCAAAATGCGATAATAGTTTATCTACAAAGTCGGATTTCAAAGGTTCAAGACCTTTTTCAAGAATACTTTCAAGCTTTGAAAACTTTGGTTCATTTCCATTTAATTCAACTTTTTGGTCTTTAGTGCCAACAATAAAAATACGTTTTCGGGATTGTGGTAAACCAAACTCAATGGAATCAAAAACCCGCCAAGATACCTTATATCCTAAGTCATTTTCAAGAGTATGTAAAATCGTTAACAAAGTTCTGCCAATTTCATCGTTCTTATTTTCTAAATCGTGTTTTACAAGACCTTCTACATTTTCAAGAATAAAACCATACGGTTTTTTATCTCTTAAAATGCGTTCAATCTCAAAAAATAAAGTTCCCCTTGTATCAAGAAAACCTTGTCTTTTTCCACCTGCACTAAAAGGTTGGCAAGGAAAACCACCTAACAGAAAATCAAAATCAGGAATGAACTCATTTCTAATTTCAAAAATATCCCCAGCCAAAAAGTCGTGTTTGAAATTATGTTTCAATGTTTTAACGGCATACGGTTTTATTTCAGAAGTCATTACACACTCTGTTTCATACCCTAGCCCATTGAAGATATTTTCAAAACCAAGTCTAATTCCACCTAGACCTGCAAACAAATCAATGAATTTAATTTTCTTACTTTCCATTGCTTGACTTTTTATTATATTCGACATTTGGTTCGGCTGCAATTAACATTGATGATTCATATTCTTCAATTTCAATTTTTGAGCACCCAATTACTGAAAGACATTGTATGAAAAAACAGGCACTAAAACTTCCACGACTAATTTTACTATCAATACTAGCTTTAGTTTCGTGGACACCTATTTCGTTCAAGAGAACAGCCAAATCAGCGTTGGACACGCCACGTTTGACAAGTTCAGATTTAAGAAGTCGTTTGACTTTATCGTTCCAACTGACCATAATTGACAAGTTTGTGTTTGCAATATTAGAGACAAATTATCATATATGCAAATTATTTGACAAAAATAAAAATACGGCACCCAACATCACCTATACGCAAGCAGGGGTTTCATGCTTCGTAGGACAGGAAAGTGCTAAATTTAAAGTTCAGTTCTTCGTAGGAAATTTAGTGGTTAAAATCCCTGCCTGCGTATAGCTGAGAACCGTTATGCCTCATTGTAAAAAAGCCGACCGCACATTCAAGCACATTTGGTTTTTGCCGACACGCAAAGCTCAAACTAAAAAACCAAAAGAGCTTGAATTTTACCAACGCTCGATAAAATATAATTTGTAACTTTGCGTTATTGAATTTATGACAAGACAAATTTCCATATTGCTGATTATGATGCTTGGTTTCTTTCTGACACCAACATTAACCTATGCGTGTGGAAAAAAGACTGAAAAAACAGAAAAATCTTGTTGCGAGAAAAGCACTTCACAAACAGGTGATTCGAAAGACTGTTGCAAAAAAAGTCATTCACAAGATGACAAAAACGATGACGACTGTAACGGACAATGTGGAAATTCATCTTGCCATTGCCCAACTATAAACATCACTATTGCACTACCTATTTTTCCCGAACTGAAACATAGCGTTTTCTACGCTAAAAAACTGAATTTCTTCTATACAGAAACCTACATCTCTTCGGGTTTCCGTTCTATTTGGCAACCGCCAAAAATAAGCTAAATTCTTGACTTAACAGCCATAGGACTGTTCTGTTGAAAGCAAAATAAATGCTTTCAGAATTAGTATATTAATAAAAATTAGAAATTTCAAAAATTAAACGGAGTTCACAAATTCCGCTTCTCAAAATGTTATCATTATGAGTAAATCATTAAAATATTTAATGACCGCATTGGTAATGCTGTCATTCGGAGTTAGTAATGCTCAAATTAAAAACTCAAAAACTGAAACACACGACCATTCAAACCATACGGCAACAACCGAAAAGCAGGAAATAAACCAACTAAAAGCTGTTTTTGAAGGTTATTTTGCCGTAAAAGATGCTTTGGTAAAAGCCGATGCAGGTACTTCATCTACAAAAGCTGCAGAATTGCTAAAAGCTATCAAAGCGGTAGAGATGACCAAACTTTCGACTGACGAACATACAGTTTGGATGAAAGTAATGAAAGATTTAACGGCAAATACCGAAAAGATGGCTACTTCCAAAGATATTACCAAACAAAGAGAAGCCTTTGTCATTCTATCAACGAACATTTATGAATTGGCAAAAGTGTCTAGGAAGGATGCCCCGATTTACTACCAACATTGTCCAATGGCAAACGGTGGCAATGGCGCAAACTGGTTAAGTAAAGAAAATGCAATCAAAAATCCGTATTACGGTTCAAAAATGTTGACTTGCGGTAGCACAGTAGAAACATTAAAGTAATTGTTAACACTTTTAAATCAATGAAACGATGAAAAAATATACTTGCCCGATGCACCTACAGGTGATAAAGGACGAACCGGGTAAATGTCCGCTTTGCAGAATGGATTTAGTGCCGATGGGTAGCTCTAAAAATCAATCGAACATTCATCACACACACAAAGAACATTCTAATCATAGCCATCATTCAGAAAATGGCTATAACAAACACGAAGGACACCATACAAGTGATTTTATGAAACGCTTTTGGATATCGCTGATATTGACTATTCCAATCCTTTTGCTTTCAGAAATGATACAACTTTGGATAGGATTTCATATTTCTTTTTCGGGAGATAAATATGTGTTGCTAACGTTGGGAACAGCCATTTATATCTATGGAGGAATGCCCTTTCTTAGAGGAATGATTGGCGAAATCAAAGCCAAAGCCATAGGAATGATGACACTTGTTGCCATAGCCATATCTGTTGCTTACATCTATTCCGTTGCTGTTGTTTTTGGCTTGCAGGGTATGGACTTTTTCTGGGAATTGGCAACGCTTATTGTCATTATGCTTTTGGGACATTGGTTAGAGATGCGCTCTCAAATGGCAGCATCAAAGGCATTACAATCTTTAGTAGCCTTATTACCAAACGATGTTACCGTAGAGCGTAACGGTGAAGCAATAAGAATAAAACTCGAAGAACTGAAAAATGGCGAAAAGGTTATCATTAAACCTGGCGAATAAATTTCTGCGGACGGATTAGTAATTGAAGGATTTTCTTCTGTAAACGAAAGTATGCTTACGGGAGAAAGTGTTCCCGTAAAAAAAGAAGTGGATGGAAAAGTAATTGCGGGTTCTATCAATGGTGACGGTGCGTTGAAGATAAAAACAACTGGCGTTGGAAAAGACAGTTATCTCAATAAGGTAATCAATCTAGTTCAAGCTGCACAGGAAGCAAAATCCAATACGCAAAATCTTGCCGACAAAGTAGCCAAATGGCTTACTTTCATCGCCATTGCCATTGGAATTAGCACCTTCATTTATTGGTATAGCAGTAGTGGCGATATTGCTTTTGCATTAGAAAGAATGGTTACGGTGATGGTAACGGCTTGTCCTCACGCATTAGGGGTAGCTATTCCGTTAGTAGTTGCTATCTCCACAACGCTTTCGGCAACCAACGGTTTACTTATTCGCAACCGAACTGCATTTGAAACCACACGAAAATTATCTACTGTTATTTTTGACAAAACAGGAACACTTACCGAAGGTTCTCACAGGGTGGAAAATATCTTTCCAATGACAGATAAATATTCTGCGAATGAAATTATTCAATATGCAGCAGCTATTCAGCAAAATTCAGAACATCATATTGCAAAAGGTGTGATGCAGACGTTAAAAGAGAAGAATCTTACTTTATGGAAGTCTGAAAACTTTAACTATATGCAAGGTATTGGTGTGAGAGGGGGTGTAAATGGAAAGGAAGTTGTAGCAGCAGGACCAAATTATTTCAAAGAGAATAATCATACAATTCCTGAAATTCCAAAAGAAATCAATCAACATTCTGAAACCGTAAATTTTGTTTTAATAGATAATGAGATAATTGGGATTATTACTTTGGCTGACAGTATTCGTGACGGCTCTCAACAGGCAATTGACGAATTGCGAAAAATGAATATCAAATCATTTTTGCTCACAGGCGATAATGAATATATAGCCAAAGCTGTAGCTGATAAATTAGGGATGGATGGTTATCTGGCAAATGTACTTCCCCACCAAAAACAGGAAAAAATAAAAGAGTTTCAGGCGAAAGGTGAAATCGTAGCAATGACAGGTGATGGTGTAAACGATGCACCAGCTCTGGCACAAGCAGATGTGGGGATTGCCGTAGGTTCAGGTACAGATGTGGCAGCCGAAACAGCCGATATTATTTTGGTAAACAGTAACCCAGAAGATGTAGTAAAATTGATTGATTTCGGCAACCGAACTTATAAAAAAATGGTTCAAAACCTTGCCTGGGCAGTGGGTTACAACATTATTGCGATTCCGCTTGCAGCAGGTGTTCTCTACCCGAATTTTGTTTTAAGTCCTGCTATGGGTGCAGTATTGATGAGCTTAAGCACTATTATAGTGGCATTTAATGCCACACTTTTAAAATTAAATAAAATTAAACAATATTAAAAATTTAGAAAAATGAAAAATATTAAAATTCAAATTATAGCATTGGTTCTTATAGTAGCTACAGTCGTTTCGTGCAATAATTCTTCAAATAAGGATAATTCAACCGTTGATACAATAAGTGTAATATCTGAAAAGACAGAAGTCAGAAAAGATGGTATTGCACCAATTTTATCAGGCTATCTGGCATTGAACAATGCACTTGCAGCCGATAACAGCAAAGGTGCCGCAGAAGCTGGAGAAAGCCTTCTCTCCGGCTTGGAAAATGTGGATATGAATAGCATTGCTGCCAACAAAATGAAACAGTTTATGGAATTATCTGCTGATGTAAAAGAAAACGCAGAACATATTCGAGACAATGCAGGTAAAATTGACCACCAAAGAGAGCATCTGGAGTTTTTAAGTAAAGATGTATTAGACCTGATTACTCTTTTGGGTGCGCCCCAAAAGCTGTATCAAATTCATTGTCCGATGGCAAGTAATGAAAAGGGAGCAGATTGGATAAGCGACAGCAAAGAAGTTAAAAACCCTTATTTCGGTAAAGATATGCTGACCTGTGGGGAAGTGGTAAAAGAATTTAAGCCGTAACCCCGGCAACATCAAATAAATGTGAATGTTATGCTGAACAAATTCATTAATTACTTTCTAAATAACAGGGTTGTTACCCTGTTATTGTTACTCACCGTGCTGATATGGGGTTTGGTAACTGCACCTTTTAACTGGCACCAAAATCTGTTGCCCAATAACCCTGTCCCTGTTGATGCCATTCCCAATCTTGGGGATAATCAACAGATTGTTGCCACTGAATGGATGGGCAGGTCGCCAAAAGATATTCAGGAGCAAATAACCTACCCGCTTACCACTTCACTTTTGGGCATGCCCGGAGTGAAAACGATAAGGAGCACCTCTATGTTCGGGATGTCCTTTATCTATATCATCTTTGAAGAAAATGTAGAATTTTATTGGAGCCGTTCCCGTATTCTTGAAAAACTCAATTCCCTTCCGGCAGGAACTTTACCAACTGGTGTAACACCCACCTTGGGCCCTGATGCAACTGCACTTGGACAAGTATTTTGGTACACTTTAGAGGGCAGAAACCCAAAAACAGGCAAGCCAACCGGAGGATGGGATCCCGATGAACTAAGAACCATTCAGGATTTCTACGCCAAGTACAGCCTTTCGTCTGCTGAAGGCGTATCGGAAGTTGCTTCTATCGGTGGTTTTATCAAAGAATATCAGGTGGACATCAATCCCGATGCACTGCGTGCATACAACCTGACAATTATGGATGTAATGACCGCCATCCAAAAAAGCAATCTGGACATCGGTGCTGAAACAATTGAGGTAAACAAGGTTGAATATTTAGTGCGTGGATTGGGCTATATAAAAACGGTAGAAGACCTGGAAAATGCCGTAGTAACGGTAAGGAATAATATTCCGGTCAAAATCAAAGATGTAGCTTTTGTCAATCTGGGACCTGCTCCACGCAGAGGGGGATTGGATAAAGAAGGCGTGGAAGCTGTTGGTGGCGTTGTT
This is a stretch of genomic DNA from Ignavibacteria bacterium. It encodes these proteins:
- the ygiD gene encoding 4,5-DOPA dioxygenase extradiol, coding for MNRKTFIKSLALLPLTAAAMKLNELNKITEIFDSTVKMPVLFLGHGSPMNAIEENEFVTGFRNIAKDIPKPNSILCISAHWETKGTFVTAMKNPTTIHDFGGFPKELFEVQYPAPGSPDLAKETKFLITKTEVGLDDKWGLDHGAWSVIKHLYPNADIPVIQLSLDYSQTPQYHYELAQQINSLRKKGVLIIGSGNIVHNLRMVEWKRLNETFGFDWAIEANEKMKNYILNGDHKQLINFRSQGKAFDLAIPTPEHYLPLLYSLALQDKNEEVKLFNDKAVAGSLTMTSLKIG
- a CDS encoding IS3 family transposase codes for the protein MQEHMEMHGNDEFIGDVSPSSDLVQRAFHRTELDELWLSDYSELPAIGPKIYAVAIKDQASHRILGIHVSHDLHVGALFKAFHQAVIARRLKHRTLEVPIIIHSDQGGQYNSYAFKDELKKYGLVSSMGSSGDCYDNAPMESFWATMKTELMHHFPFRNVEHAAGAIYRWTHLFYNQRRRHTSIGGLSPVQFEADWYQRNRSVCCT
- a CDS encoding transposase, producing the protein MLAQINEIYQATERSYGAEWIAHDIRKGGRRVGKTRVRRLMKQNGMPVQCKNTWKCMATTNSSETYHPHRISCSARSTGLNWTNCG
- a CDS encoding transposase, producing the protein MAGKRTRQPIEAQFRAEALRLVRDHPERQKSSIARDLGIDAKTLYAWIQADKKSKSSQPDALEASAEENA
- a CDS encoding NgoBV family restriction endonuclease → MKVTGEQLYKKLVDEYKIIGEKGVINFSLKNLTIAVETKDTVGNLLQEWLKAWMKKENVEFEENTNSQTFPDFHLDTENKKKGLLEVKTFDWDRGPGFDLANFDSYCNSLLENAYRIDSDYLIFAYQMEGSQITIKNVWLKKIWELSCPSGTYPIKVQEKKQVIYNLRPATWYSERTTFKPFSSKEEFLSALNETRYQYPQTRHGNGHWLKNVLKNYEAHTGVSLVVK
- the dcm gene encoding DNA (cytosine-5-)-methyltransferase, whose product is MESKKIKFIDLFAGLGGIRLGFENIFNGLGYETECVMTSEIKPYAVKTLKHNFKHDFLAGDIFEIRNEFIPDFDFLLGGFPCQPFSAGGKRQGFLDTRGTLFFEIERILRDKKPYGFILENVEGLVKHDLENKNDEIGRTLLTILHTLENDLGYKVSWRVFDSIEFGLPQSRKRIFIVGTKDQKVELNGNEPKFSKLESILEKGLEPLKSDFVDKLLSHFEIKDLFGKSIKDKRGGDNNIHSWDIGIKGEVTDEQCKLLNKLFKERRKKQWAIEIGIDWMDGMALTLEQINTFIDKPKSELKSMLDDLVKKGYLKFEHPKKLVKEQTENGVKTYRDYDTTKPKGYNIVTGKLSFEINKILDPNDIAPTLVATDVSRLAVPDGNGLRRLTIREGLRLFGYPEWYEIPTKEYDAFDLLGNTVAVPVVEFVTSRIAEVMSSESLNHFTTKETPVCAS
- a CDS encoding DUF3347 domain-containing protein, which gives rise to MTALVMLSFGVSNAQIKNSKTETHDHSNHTATTEKQEINQLKAVFEGYFAVKDALVKADAGTSSTKAAELLKAIKAVEMTKLSTDEHTVWMKVMKDLTANTEKMATSKDITKQREAFVILSTNIYELAKVSRKDAPIYYQHCPMANGGNGANWLSKENAIKNPYYGSKMLTCGSTVETLK
- a CDS encoding DUF3347 domain-containing protein, producing MKNIKIQIIALVLIVATVVSCNNSSNKDNSTVDTISVISEKTEVRKDGIAPILSGYLALNNALAADNSKGAAEAGESLLSGLENVDMNSIAANKMKQFMELSADVKENAEHIRDNAGKIDHQREHLEFLSKDVLDLITLLGAPQKLYQIHCPMASNEKGADWISDSKEVKNPYFGKDMLTCGEVVKEFKP